From the genome of Deinococcus sp. JMULE3, one region includes:
- the mnmG gene encoding tRNA uridine-5-carboxymethylaminomethyl(34) synthesis enzyme MnmG encodes MSGWNVLVIGGGHAGLEAAWAAAKFSRVALLIGNPATVGRMPCNPAVGGPGKSQLVFELQALGGLMGRLADETAIHTRTLNASKGPAVQSLRVQNERDAYAERAQDVIFGHPNIDILRGEAADLESDGRGGWLVVTTDGRRLAARSVVVAAGTFMRGVTWYGRQSRAEGRQGEPPARFLSAPLARAGHVLKRYKTGTPPRVRADAVNFAELLEIPADPNPRGFTGTPGPRAAESPTWQTHTTAETHRLINENLHESPMYSGDIEGLGPRYCPSIEDKVVRFAHHDRHLLFVEPDGVQTSEVYLQGFSSSLPPHLQDALVRSLPGFEQAVIQRYAYAVEYDVVDSLELSLNLESKLMPGVFTAGQINGTSGYEEAAAQGLIAGTAAARRALGEQEQVIGRETGYIGVLLDELVFKGSNEPYRMMTSRVEHRLLVRQDNADERMTPIGHALGLVDDAELARVQAKYARVGAGIAALEDQRAQGQTGDAWLRRPEFSLPDVEALGVTLPELSPAEREAVEIRVKYAGYIRRAEVQLRAEDRSRGLSLEGIDFGGIAALSNEAREKLGRAQPRTVEQASRISGVRHADISALLVHLKQRGGDVSRET; translated from the coding sequence ATGAGCGGCTGGAATGTCTTGGTCATAGGTGGTGGGCACGCGGGACTGGAAGCGGCGTGGGCCGCCGCGAAGTTCTCCCGCGTGGCCCTGCTGATCGGGAACCCCGCCACCGTGGGCCGCATGCCCTGCAACCCCGCGGTGGGCGGCCCCGGCAAGAGCCAGCTGGTGTTCGAGTTGCAGGCGCTGGGCGGCCTGATGGGCCGACTGGCCGACGAGACTGCCATCCACACCCGCACCCTGAATGCCAGCAAGGGCCCCGCCGTGCAGTCCCTGCGCGTGCAGAACGAACGCGACGCGTACGCCGAGCGCGCCCAGGACGTGATCTTCGGGCATCCGAACATCGACATCCTGCGCGGCGAGGCCGCCGATCTGGAAAGCGACGGTCGGGGTGGCTGGCTGGTCGTCACGACCGACGGTCGGCGGCTGGCGGCCCGCAGCGTCGTGGTCGCGGCGGGGACGTTCATGCGCGGCGTGACGTGGTACGGGCGGCAGTCCCGCGCCGAGGGCCGCCAGGGCGAACCGCCCGCGCGCTTCCTGTCCGCGCCGCTGGCCCGCGCCGGGCACGTCCTGAAACGCTACAAGACCGGCACGCCGCCGCGCGTGCGGGCCGACGCGGTGAACTTCGCCGAACTGCTGGAGATTCCCGCCGATCCCAACCCGCGCGGCTTCACCGGCACGCCCGGTCCGCGCGCCGCCGAGTCCCCCACCTGGCAGACGCACACGACCGCTGAGACGCACCGCCTGATCAACGAGAACCTGCACGAGTCGCCGATGTACTCCGGGGACATCGAGGGTCTGGGGCCGCGCTACTGCCCCAGCATCGAGGACAAGGTCGTACGCTTCGCGCATCACGACCGACACCTGCTGTTCGTGGAGCCGGACGGTGTGCAGACCAGCGAGGTGTACCTGCAGGGCTTCAGCTCGTCGCTGCCGCCGCACCTGCAGGACGCGCTGGTGCGGTCGCTGCCGGGCTTCGAGCAGGCGGTCATCCAGCGGTACGCGTACGCGGTGGAGTACGACGTGGTGGACTCGCTGGAACTGTCCCTGAACCTCGAATCGAAGCTGATGCCGGGCGTGTTCACCGCCGGGCAGATCAACGGCACGAGCGGCTACGAGGAGGCGGCCGCGCAGGGCCTGATCGCCGGGACGGCCGCGGCCCGCCGGGCACTGGGTGAGCAGGAGCAGGTCATCGGACGGGAAACCGGGTACATCGGCGTGCTGCTGGACGAGCTGGTGTTCAAGGGCAGCAACGAGCCGTACCGCATGATGACCAGCCGTGTGGAGCACCGTCTGCTGGTGCGTCAGGACAACGCCGACGAGCGCATGACGCCCATCGGGCACGCGCTGGGGCTGGTGGACGACGCGGAACTGGCGCGGGTGCAGGCGAAGTACGCGCGGGTGGGCGCGGGCATCGCGGCACTGGAGGACCAGCGGGCGCAGGGGCAGACCGGGGACGCGTGGCTGCGCCGCCCGGAGTTCAGCCTGCCGGACGTGGAGGCGCTGGGCGTGACCCTGCCTGAACTGTCCCCGGCTGAGCGTGAGGCGGTGGAGATCCGCGTGAAGTACGCCGGGTACATCCGCCGGGCCGAGGTGCAGCTGCGCGCCGAGGACCGCTCGCGCGGCCTGAGCCTGGAGGGCATCGATTTCGGTGGGATCGCCGCGCTGTCGAATGAGGCGCGCGAGAAACTGGGCCGCGCGCAGCCGCGCACCGTGGAACAGGCCAGCCGGATTTCTGGCGTGCGACACGCGGATATCAGCGCGTTGCTGGTTCACCTGAAACAGCGCGGCGGGGACGTTTCACGGGAAACCTGA
- a CDS encoding aminotransferase class V-fold PLP-dependent enzyme, whose translation MNFEQLRADLIGTDTVIRTPFGERRVTYADYVASGRALRSVEERVATLALPLYANTHTEDSATGAHSTHLTHQAAEYVKAQLGGDATCKLVFCGSGSTAAVRRMQDILGLTVGAPHRAAILAGMPVGERPVVFVGPYEHHSNEISWRETLAEVVEIPLCERGNLDLDALVGALKDPRYAGRPKIGSFSAASNVTGLLTDTRSVARILHAHGAYAFFDFAASGPYVTIDMKPGRPDGYDAVFLSPHKFVGGPGTPGLLCFREDLYRLAVPSTPGGGTVRFVNRERQVYVEDIEAREDAGTPAILGKIRTALAFRVKEELGARQITDREHELFARALTRLRANPGIRLLGNLEAPGWRSCPS comes from the coding sequence ATGAACTTCGAGCAGCTGCGCGCCGACCTGATCGGGACCGACACCGTGATCCGCACGCCCTTCGGGGAGCGGCGCGTCACGTACGCCGATTACGTCGCGTCGGGCCGCGCGCTGCGCAGCGTCGAGGAGCGCGTCGCGACCCTGGCGCTGCCGCTGTACGCGAACACCCACACCGAGGACAGCGCGACCGGCGCGCACTCCACGCACCTGACCCATCAGGCCGCCGAGTACGTCAAGGCGCAGCTGGGCGGCGACGCCACCTGCAAGCTGGTGTTCTGCGGGTCCGGCAGCACGGCGGCCGTACGGCGCATGCAGGACATCCTGGGCCTGACGGTGGGCGCGCCCCACCGCGCCGCGATCCTGGCCGGGATGCCGGTGGGGGAGAGGCCGGTCGTGTTCGTCGGCCCGTACGAGCACCACAGCAACGAGATCAGCTGGCGCGAGACGCTGGCCGAGGTCGTGGAGATCCCGCTGTGCGAACGCGGGAACCTCGATCTGGACGCCCTGGTCGGGGCGCTGAAGGACCCGCGCTACGCGGGGCGGCCCAAGATCGGGTCGTTCAGCGCCGCGAGCAACGTGACCGGCCTGCTGACCGACACCCGCTCGGTGGCGCGCATCCTGCACGCGCACGGCGCGTACGCGTTCTTCGACTTCGCCGCCAGCGGCCCGTACGTGACCATCGACATGAAACCGGGCCGTCCCGACGGGTATGACGCGGTGTTCCTCAGCCCGCACAAGTTCGTGGGTGGCCCGGGCACGCCGGGCCTGCTGTGCTTCCGGGAGGACCTGTACCGGCTGGCGGTGCCCAGCACGCCGGGGGGTGGCACGGTCCGTTTCGTGAACCGCGAGCGGCAGGTGTACGTGGAGGACATTGAGGCCCGCGAGGACGCCGGGACGCCCGCGATCCTCGGGAAGATCCGCACGGCGCTGGCCTTCCGCGTCAAGGAGGAGCTGGGCGCCCGGCAGATCACCGACCGCGAGCACGAGCTGTTCGCCCGCGCCCTGACCCGCCTGCGCGCCAACCCCGGCATCCGACTGCTGGGAAATCTGGAGGCGCCCGGCTGGCGTTCCTGTCCTTCCTGA
- a CDS encoding ParA family protein, with the protein MKVLGVVNQKGGVGKTTTAVNLGAYLAAGGKRVLLLDMDPQGNATSGLGQRGATQGLYEALGEPARAAEYTVETVQANLFLLPATPDLAGAGVELAEDPDALTRLLASISGYDIVLIDAPPSLGPLTVNVLAAADALLIPLQAEYYALEGLAGLMETVERVQGGLNPRLKVLGVVLTMFDGRTNLSQDVESMVRQHFGELVFWSVVPRNVRLSEAPSFAKPINAFAPLSAGAAAYKRLSEEVMQRVEKI; encoded by the coding sequence GTGAAGGTCCTGGGCGTCGTCAATCAGAAGGGCGGGGTGGGCAAGACCACGACCGCCGTCAACCTCGGCGCGTACCTCGCGGCGGGCGGGAAGCGTGTGCTGCTGCTAGACATGGACCCGCAGGGGAACGCCACGAGTGGCCTGGGGCAGCGCGGCGCCACGCAGGGCCTGTACGAGGCGCTGGGCGAACCGGCCCGCGCGGCCGAGTACACCGTGGAGACGGTGCAGGCGAACCTCTTCCTGTTGCCCGCCACGCCGGACCTGGCCGGGGCCGGGGTGGAACTCGCGGAGGACCCGGACGCCCTGACGCGCCTGCTGGCCTCCATCAGCGGCTATGACATCGTGCTGATCGACGCGCCGCCCAGCCTGGGACCGCTGACCGTGAACGTGCTGGCCGCCGCCGACGCGCTGCTGATCCCCCTGCAGGCCGAGTACTACGCCCTGGAGGGTCTGGCGGGCCTGATGGAGACCGTCGAGCGCGTGCAGGGAGGACTGAATCCGCGCCTGAAGGTGCTGGGCGTCGTGTTGACGATGTTCGACGGGCGCACGAACCTCTCGCAGGACGTCGAGAGCATGGTCCGGCAGCACTTCGGGGAGCTGGTGTTCTGGTCGGTCGTGCCGCGCAACGTGCGCCTGTCCGAGGCGCCCAGTTTCGCCAAGCCCATCAACGCGTTCGCGCCGCTGTCGGCGGGCGCGGCGGCGTACAAACGCCTGAGCGAGGAGGTGATGCAGCGTGTCGAAAAAATCTAG
- a CDS encoding ParB/RepB/Spo0J family partition protein, translated as MSKKSSLGRGLDALLGKPAESAPALVQTLKVEKIVQAAYQPRQVFTPDSLAELAQSIRDKGVLQPLLVRPRDDHFEIVAGERRWRASQLAGLTELPVIIRDLGDREALEIAIVENLQREDLGALEEARAYQALMEQGLNQEGVAQAVGKSRSAVSNALRLLTLPAPALRALDDGQISAGHARAILAQPDTDRAWALEQITARSLSVREAEALKREKREPTPIKVNPPRAFRQVELDLSRRTGTRVRITGEDKGRVELNYASREELDRILEILGYAAEA; from the coding sequence GTGTCGAAAAAATCTAGCCTGGGCCGCGGCCTGGACGCCCTGCTCGGCAAACCCGCCGAGAGTGCGCCCGCGCTGGTGCAGACCCTGAAGGTCGAGAAGATCGTGCAGGCCGCTTACCAGCCGCGTCAGGTGTTCACGCCGGACTCCCTGGCGGAACTCGCGCAGAGCATCCGCGACAAGGGCGTCCTGCAGCCCCTCCTGGTCCGCCCGCGTGACGACCACTTCGAGATCGTGGCCGGGGAACGCCGCTGGCGCGCCAGTCAGCTGGCCGGGCTGACCGAACTGCCCGTGATCATCCGCGACCTCGGGGACCGCGAGGCGCTGGAGATCGCGATCGTGGAGAACCTGCAGCGCGAGGACCTGGGCGCGCTGGAAGAGGCCCGCGCGTACCAGGCGCTCATGGAGCAGGGCCTGAATCAGGAGGGCGTGGCGCAGGCGGTCGGCAAGAGCCGCAGCGCTGTGTCGAACGCCCTGCGCCTGCTGACACTGCCCGCCCCGGCGCTGCGCGCGCTGGACGACGGGCAGATCAGCGCCGGACACGCCCGCGCGATCCTCGCGCAGCCCGACACGGACCGCGCCTGGGCGCTGGAGCAGATCACGGCCCGCAGCCTCAGCGTCCGCGAGGCCGAGGCCCTGAAGCGCGAGAAGCGCGAGCCGACCCCGATCAAGGTGAACCCGCCGCGCGCGTTCCGGCAGGTGGAACTCGACCTGAGCCGCCGCACCGGCACCCGCGTGCGCATCACGGGTGAGGACAAGGGCCGCGTGGAACTGAACTACGCGTCCCGCGAGGAACTCGACCGGATTCTGGAGATCCTGGGCTACGCCGCCGAGGCATAA
- a CDS encoding YpdA family putative bacillithiol disulfide reductase codes for MSLVDVAIVGAGPVGLAAAIACKRAGLSYVVLEKGCVVNAIFEYPTYMSFFTTAPELEIGNHPMVTGHDKPDRRDALMYYRLVAQREALNVEQYTEVTRVHAAPAGFTLEVEKRDGTPGVVEARRVVVATGYYDNPLALGIAGEDGENVSHYYTEAHPFMGLNVTVIGAGNSAADAALDLWRSGVNVTMVVRAPELKSTIKYWVRPDLENRIKEGSIAAHFSSRVVEIHPEHVVVQREDGTTWELPTHFTFALTGYRPDLSFLDGLNLATQPDECLVLDEHYQSSVPGLFVVGSAGFAGRTNQVFIENGRFHADHAVAEIARQLAERGVQPA; via the coding sequence ATGAGTCTGGTGGATGTCGCCATCGTCGGAGCGGGCCCGGTGGGTCTCGCCGCCGCCATCGCCTGCAAGCGCGCAGGCCTGAGTTACGTCGTGCTGGAGAAGGGCTGCGTCGTGAACGCGATCTTCGAGTACCCCACGTACATGTCGTTCTTCACGACCGCGCCGGAACTGGAGATCGGGAATCACCCCATGGTGACCGGGCACGACAAGCCGGACCGCCGCGACGCGCTGATGTACTACCGGCTGGTCGCGCAGCGCGAAGCCCTGAACGTCGAGCAGTACACCGAGGTGACCCGCGTGCACGCCGCCCCGGCGGGCTTCACGCTGGAAGTCGAGAAGCGTGACGGCACGCCCGGCGTGGTGGAGGCGCGGCGCGTGGTGGTCGCCACCGGGTACTACGACAACCCCCTCGCGCTGGGCATCGCCGGTGAGGACGGCGAGAACGTCAGTCACTACTACACCGAGGCGCACCCGTTCATGGGCCTGAACGTCACCGTGATCGGCGCGGGGAACAGCGCCGCCGACGCCGCGCTGGACCTGTGGCGCAGCGGCGTGAACGTCACCATGGTCGTCCGCGCGCCCGAACTGAAGAGCACCATCAAGTACTGGGTGCGCCCCGACCTTGAAAACCGCATCAAGGAAGGCAGCATCGCCGCGCACTTCAGTTCCCGCGTGGTCGAGATCCACCCCGAGCACGTCGTCGTGCAGCGCGAGGACGGCACCACCTGGGAGCTGCCCACGCACTTCACGTTCGCGCTGACCGGGTACCGCCCCGACCTCTCCTTCCTGGATGGCCTGAACCTCGCCACGCAGCCGGACGAGTGCCTCGTGCTGGACGAGCACTACCAGAGCAGCGTGCCGGGCCTGTTCGTGGTGGGCAGCGCGGGCTTCGCCGGGCGGACGAATCAGGTGTTCATCGAGAACGGCCGCTTCCACGCCGATCACGCCGTCGCGGAGATCGCGCGGCAGCTGGCCGAGCGGGGCGTGCAGCCCGCCTGA
- a CDS encoding thiamine pyrophosphate-dependent dehydrogenase E1 component subunit alpha, with product MIQPFTPEPIRFVAEDGTPVQPLPERYTPEVLRDLHRLMLQAREFDRKLITLLRQGRTTFYAQSSGMEATQVGLARSIRVGHDWVWPYYRDHTLGLAMGVPMAELISQCLGTNSDSCRGRQMPHHFAAQRQNFVSISSSIASQVPPAAGNAMAQKYLGVDEITVCTFGDGATSEGDWHAGMNMAGAAQAPALFVCENNQWAISTSIREQTASETIHIKAKAYGMPGYYVDGNDIIAVMEVCGFAAEQVRSGQGPALVECLTYRVGSHSNADADAEKHYRTREEVDAWLARDPITRLENLLAHLGHPVTAEDRAAMIAQTHREVDEQVLAAEATGQPDWRIMFEDVYADLPDHLRQQEAFLRAEQTGGRA from the coding sequence ATGATTCAACCCTTCACCCCCGAACCCATCCGCTTCGTCGCGGAAGACGGGACGCCGGTGCAGCCCCTCCCGGAGCGTTACACGCCCGAGGTGCTGCGCGACCTGCACCGCCTGATGCTTCAGGCGCGTGAATTCGACCGCAAACTCATCACGCTGCTCCGGCAGGGCCGCACCACCTTCTACGCGCAGTCCAGCGGCATGGAAGCCACCCAGGTGGGCCTCGCCCGCTCGATCCGCGTCGGGCACGACTGGGTCTGGCCGTACTACCGCGACCACACCCTGGGCCTCGCCATGGGCGTCCCCATGGCCGAACTGATCAGCCAGTGCCTCGGCACGAACAGCGACTCCTGCCGGGGCCGCCAGATGCCCCATCACTTCGCCGCGCAGCGTCAGAACTTCGTGTCCATCAGTTCCTCCATCGCGTCGCAGGTGCCGCCCGCCGCCGGGAACGCCATGGCCCAGAAGTACCTCGGCGTGGACGAGATCACGGTGTGCACCTTCGGGGACGGCGCCACCAGCGAGGGCGACTGGCACGCCGGGATGAACATGGCGGGCGCCGCGCAGGCCCCCGCGCTGTTCGTCTGCGAGAACAACCAGTGGGCGATCAGCACCAGCATCCGCGAGCAGACCGCCAGCGAGACCATCCACATCAAGGCGAAAGCCTATGGCATGCCCGGCTACTACGTGGACGGCAACGACATCATCGCCGTCATGGAAGTCTGCGGATTTGCCGCCGAGCAGGTCCGCAGCGGCCAGGGCCCGGCCCTGGTCGAGTGCCTGACTTACCGCGTGGGCTCGCACAGCAACGCGGACGCGGACGCCGAGAAGCACTACCGCACCCGCGAGGAAGTCGACGCGTGGCTGGCCCGCGACCCCATCACCCGCCTGGAGAACCTCCTGGCGCACCTGGGCCACCCCGTCACCGCCGAGGACCGCGCCGCGATGATCGCGCAGACGCACCGCGAGGTGGACGAACAGGTCCTCGCCGCCGAGGCGACCGGGCAACCCGACTGGCGCATCATGTTCGAGGACGTGTACGCCGACCTGCCCGACCACCTGCGCCAGCAGGAGGCGTTCCTGCGTGCCGAGCAGACCGGAGGCCGCGCGTGA
- a CDS encoding dihydrofolate reductase has product MSRPPELGEAERVGPELVGIVAVTENGVIGKGGGMPWHLPADLAHFRSHSRGKPNVMGRKVWDSLGGRPLPGRANIVLTRNRAFSAPGAQVAHSPQEALALAGDVPEVAIIGGAEVYALYLPQLTRVELTLIHARLDGDTVMPELGGGWVVTRETTRAADDANPFDLTFRTLIRHP; this is encoded by the coding sequence ATGTCCCGGCCCCCTGAACTGGGCGAGGCTGAGCGGGTTGGCCCGGAACTGGTCGGCATCGTGGCAGTGACCGAGAACGGTGTGATCGGCAAAGGCGGGGGGATGCCGTGGCACCTCCCGGCGGATCTGGCGCACTTCCGGTCGCACAGTCGCGGGAAGCCGAACGTGATGGGGCGCAAGGTGTGGGATTCGCTGGGCGGTCGGCCGCTGCCGGGCCGGGCGAACATCGTCCTGACCCGTAACCGCGCGTTCAGCGCGCCGGGCGCGCAGGTGGCGCACTCGCCGCAGGAGGCGCTGGCGCTGGCTGGTGACGTGCCGGAGGTGGCGATCATCGGCGGGGCGGAGGTGTACGCCCTGTACCTGCCGCAGCTGACGCGGGTGGAACTCACGTTGATTCACGCGCGGCTGGACGGGGATACGGTCATGCCGGAGCTGGGGGGCGGATGGGTCGTCACGCGGGAGACGACGCGCGCGGCGGACGACGCGAACCCCTTCGACCTGACGTTCCGCACGCTGATCCGCCACCCCTGA
- a CDS encoding deaminase, translated as MTRPSFDELGLATARLWATRSADSKVRVGACILDRHHRVVGVGYNGRAAGEPNERESLSQGHSGFIHAEVNALLAANWNGEGHTLYVTHEPCAACARLIVNSRRVGRVIFETAYRETNRVESGLPSGEQILRDAGIEVRHVPAP; from the coding sequence GTGACCCGCCCGTCGTTCGATGAGCTGGGGCTGGCGACGGCGCGGCTGTGGGCGACGCGCAGCGCGGACAGCAAGGTGCGGGTGGGGGCGTGCATCCTGGACCGGCACCACCGGGTGGTGGGCGTGGGGTACAACGGGCGCGCGGCGGGCGAACCGAATGAACGCGAGAGCCTGTCGCAGGGGCACAGTGGGTTCATTCACGCGGAGGTGAACGCGCTGTTGGCCGCGAACTGGAACGGGGAGGGGCACACGTTGTACGTGACGCACGAGCCGTGCGCGGCGTGCGCGCGCCTGATCGTGAATTCGCGGCGGGTGGGGCGCGTGATCTTCGAGACGGCGTACCGGGAGACGAACCGGGTGGAGTCGGGTCTGCCGAGCGGGGAGCAGATCCTGCGGGACGCGGGGATCGAGGTGCGGCATGTCCCGGCCCCCTGA
- a CDS encoding VanW family protein — protein MTPASRRALTLGALLLSGSLVTAALAQTGTEPSPPPPAQTIPALPPTPPAPQPTPAPQPIPEPTPTPAPEPTPAPSPAPQPAPPAPTPQVTPVPAKITAPLLITVEAQWPALVNGRKTTVPFTRTLTIPGKRVEVIRARGVITESLDQELTVFLKALPTTAQDARFEQLWDGWAVVQRNGLKVDVAKARANLLAAIQDPKGLKVTIPVMGQVAPKRTLEYFASRGVTAHLGTGQTNYYGSSADRVTNIHVGTSRFQDRLLDGKTVSFNQMVGPITTGAGFVTGLVIAGERTASGVGGGICQVSTTVFRALYAAGLPILQRQNHSYQVHYYDPQGLDATIYQPSLDLKFANDTGGSLWFQSDWDDESSTLTVNVFGKARDFTVEISAPRTLSSTPAPADRLIPDATLAKGQRKQVDWAAPGAVIEVTRKFMRDGKAFKQDTLKSTYRPWPNIYLVGTR, from the coding sequence ATGACCCCCGCCTCCCGGCGCGCCCTGACCCTGGGCGCCCTGCTGCTCAGTGGCTCCCTCGTGACCGCTGCCCTGGCCCAGACGGGCACGGAGCCCTCCCCTCCCCCACCGGCGCAGACCATCCCCGCGCTGCCGCCCACGCCACCTGCTCCCCAGCCGACGCCAGCACCTCAGCCGATCCCGGAACCCACACCCACCCCGGCGCCTGAACCTACCCCGGCTCCGAGCCCGGCGCCTCAGCCCGCGCCGCCGGCCCCCACGCCCCAGGTCACCCCGGTCCCGGCGAAGATCACGGCGCCGCTGCTGATCACGGTGGAGGCCCAGTGGCCCGCGCTCGTGAACGGCAGGAAGACGACTGTGCCCTTCACCCGCACCCTGACCATTCCCGGCAAGCGCGTGGAGGTCATCCGGGCGCGCGGCGTGATCACCGAGAGCCTGGATCAGGAACTCACCGTGTTCCTGAAGGCCCTGCCCACCACCGCGCAGGACGCCCGCTTCGAGCAGCTGTGGGACGGCTGGGCGGTCGTGCAGCGCAATGGACTGAAGGTGGACGTCGCGAAGGCCCGCGCGAACCTGCTCGCGGCCATCCAGGACCCGAAAGGCCTCAAGGTGACCATCCCCGTAATGGGGCAGGTCGCGCCGAAACGCACGCTGGAGTACTTCGCGTCGCGCGGCGTCACCGCGCACCTGGGGACCGGGCAGACGAACTACTACGGCAGCAGCGCCGACCGCGTCACGAACATCCACGTGGGCACCAGTCGCTTCCAGGACCGCCTGCTGGACGGGAAGACCGTGTCGTTCAACCAGATGGTCGGCCCGATCACCACCGGTGCGGGCTTCGTGACCGGGCTGGTCATCGCCGGGGAACGCACCGCCAGCGGCGTGGGCGGCGGCATCTGTCAGGTCAGCACGACCGTGTTCCGCGCGCTGTACGCGGCGGGCCTGCCGATCCTGCAACGCCAGAACCACTCCTATCAGGTGCACTACTACGACCCGCAGGGCCTCGACGCGACCATCTACCAGCCCAGCCTGGACCTGAAATTCGCCAACGACACCGGGGGTTCGCTGTGGTTCCAGAGCGACTGGGACGACGAGTCCTCCACCCTGACCGTGAACGTGTTCGGGAAGGCACGCGACTTCACCGTGGAGATCAGTGCGCCCCGCACCCTGAGCAGCACGCCCGCCCCCGCCGACCGGTTGATTCCCGACGCCACGCTGGCGAAAGGGCAGCGGAAGCAGGTGGACTGGGCGGCCCCCGGCGCCGTGATCGAGGTCACCCGCAAGTTCATGCGGGACGGCAAGGCGTTCAAGCAGGACACCCTCAAGAGCACCTACCGGCCCTGGCCGAACATCTACCTCGTCGGCACCCGCTGA
- the rsmG gene encoding 16S rRNA (guanine(527)-N(7))-methyltransferase RsmG has product MTPEGQALLRQGAAELGLNVEGQLPQFEQLLELLVEANNRVNLTALKTESDIVLKHFVDSLSCLRGGHLDGVGLRVLDIGTGAGFPTLPLAIVRPEVAFTPLDSIRKKIDFVRSAAEALHLTGVTPLVGRAETLGRDPEHREGYDRVVCRAVAALPILAELGLPLLKPGGLLVAQKGPIGEEELHAGRCAAGEVGGRVTEVDAFTLPVLGDARTLVVIEKVGPTPKKYPRREGVPNAQPLFWTAR; this is encoded by the coding sequence GTGACCCCCGAAGGTCAGGCGCTGCTGCGTCAGGGCGCGGCGGAACTCGGGCTGAACGTCGAGGGGCAACTCCCGCAGTTCGAGCAGTTGCTGGAGCTGCTGGTCGAGGCGAACAACCGCGTGAACCTCACAGCGTTGAAGACGGAATCGGACATCGTCCTGAAGCACTTCGTGGATTCCCTGAGCTGCCTGCGCGGCGGACACCTGGACGGTGTGGGCCTGCGGGTGCTGGACATCGGGACCGGGGCGGGCTTCCCGACGCTGCCGCTGGCAATCGTGCGCCCGGAGGTAGCCTTCACGCCGCTCGACTCGATCCGCAAGAAGATCGACTTCGTCCGCTCGGCCGCCGAGGCACTGCACCTGACGGGCGTCACGCCACTGGTGGGCCGCGCCGAGACGCTGGGCCGCGACCCGGAACACCGCGAGGGGTACGACCGGGTGGTCTGCCGCGCCGTGGCGGCCCTGCCGATCCTGGCCGAACTGGGCCTGCCGCTGCTGAAGCCCGGCGGGCTGCTCGTGGCGCAGAAGGGCCCGATCGGCGAGGAGGAACTGCACGCAGGTCGCTGCGCGGCGGGCGAGGTCGGGGGCCGCGTGACCGAGGTGGACGCCTTCACCCTCCCGGTGCTGGGCGACGCGCGGACGCTGGTCGTGATCGAGAAGGTCGGACCCACCCCGAAGAAGTACCCCAGACGCGAGGGCGTACCGAACGCGCAGCCGCTATTCTGGACGGCACGGTGA